The Nostoc sp. 'Lobaria pulmonaria (5183) cyanobiont' genome window below encodes:
- a CDS encoding pentapeptide repeat-containing protein, whose product MHNLSFKNRFIQRLNAKIPRKLSLRTSALPFAFLCVLLLLFLPLPTWAAQTQSERTPLTLELLQERLRTPILREGNLTIDLQKMAIDLRPENATFRNAFYQLLRKELATKPLGLDLSYALILGDFVGSDLGLRTPLYAKAIAPIFTATEQEKLERLRFVCLESLAIALPNSKDCRSLLGTESTPYSEIAVFRGVLTLVQTRFNGEVKFSNTFFLQSVDAQGATFLQPTNWTETRFARSISFTSANFLQPSNFQGSIFFEKADFKKIKFRELADFQGSFFENTANFNKAIFKQVAKFSSVQWQGNADFSEVYFANQAQFTKGNFNQFLLLTEATFEQAVSFREAEFNQLVNLQGANILNQADFSDARFAQEACLSVSSLTFNSNQAKILGNPGQIGQMFCIKTLQGNQNVLRNLGQNFRQQQQVADANELEYTKQRLRLIEFGHRLTATNINSATVASLINLGFSATQAEAIAQRRLLKSFRNSSELLTIADIDLEKYTQLSDRLIVGETLSIGGWLLQAWSWLALSVLLLLSGYGTNFWLVFGVGGLAIAYFGLLFWLVDRYRRLHPVPIIPTSYETISILVSFSVLEFFSLLAIFRNAEQPWLTLGCLLIIIVPVPMALLIRLYQQGRYHDLMDVSYFTEDGTFRQLRLLIGRLPVIPRNETFRERYMPLLCDRRWNWLNYYDFSLNNLVKLGFNDIRLRDEHLPGIISALAWYQWSLGSIYITLVLWTLSRTIPGLNLLIYLK is encoded by the coding sequence TTGCATAATTTATCTTTTAAAAACAGATTTATCCAGAGGTTAAACGCAAAGATACCCAGAAAACTCTCTCTGCGTACCTCTGCGCTTCCCTTTGCGTTCCTTTGCGTTTTACTTCTCCTCTTCCTCCCCCTACCTACTTGGGCAGCACAAACACAATCAGAACGCACACCCTTAACTCTAGAATTATTGCAAGAACGACTACGCACACCCATACTCCGCGAAGGAAATTTGACCATAGATTTGCAGAAAATGGCGATTGATTTACGCCCAGAAAACGCCACCTTTCGTAATGCTTTTTACCAACTACTGCGAAAAGAACTCGCTACAAAACCTCTAGGTTTAGACCTCAGCTATGCTTTGATTCTGGGGGATTTTGTCGGCAGCGATTTGGGTTTAAGAACACCATTGTATGCAAAAGCCATTGCACCCATTTTCACCGCTACCGAACAAGAAAAACTAGAACGTTTGCGCTTCGTTTGTCTAGAGTCACTCGCCATCGCTTTACCCAACTCCAAAGATTGTCGATCGCTTCTGGGAACAGAATCAACTCCATACAGTGAAATCGCCGTCTTTCGTGGTGTCTTAACACTGGTGCAAACTCGCTTCAACGGCGAAGTGAAGTTCTCCAATACATTTTTTCTTCAGTCTGTGGATGCCCAAGGTGCAACTTTTCTCCAACCCACAAACTGGACTGAAACCAGATTTGCTCGTTCCATTAGTTTCACCAGTGCTAACTTCCTGCAACCAAGCAATTTTCAGGGCAGTATTTTTTTTGAAAAAGCTGATTTCAAAAAAATAAAATTTCGGGAACTCGCTGATTTTCAAGGCAGTTTCTTTGAGAATACTGCCAACTTCAACAAAGCAATTTTTAAACAGGTGGCTAAATTCAGTAGCGTGCAATGGCAAGGAAATGCTGATTTTTCTGAAGTGTATTTTGCTAATCAAGCCCAGTTTACTAAAGGGAATTTTAATCAGTTTCTCCTTTTAACAGAAGCGACTTTTGAACAAGCTGTAAGCTTCCGAGAAGCGGAGTTTAACCAGTTAGTAAATTTGCAAGGTGCGAACATTCTTAACCAAGCAGATTTTAGTGATGCCAGGTTTGCTCAAGAAGCTTGTTTAAGCGTATCTAGTTTAACTTTTAACTCCAACCAAGCGAAAATTTTAGGTAATCCCGGTCAGATTGGTCAGATGTTCTGCATCAAAACATTGCAAGGTAATCAAAACGTCTTGCGGAACTTGGGGCAGAATTTTCGTCAGCAACAGCAAGTTGCCGATGCTAATGAACTGGAATACACAAAACAACGACTGCGATTAATAGAGTTTGGCCATCGTTTGACGGCTACAAATATTAATAGTGCAACTGTAGCAAGTTTGATTAACCTGGGTTTTTCTGCAACTCAAGCTGAAGCGATCGCCCAGCGTCGTCTGCTAAAATCCTTTCGCAACAGTAGTGAGTTACTCACCATAGCAGACATCGATTTAGAAAAATATACCCAACTGAGCGATCGCTTAATTGTTGGCGAAACCCTTTCTATCGGTGGATGGTTACTGCAAGCTTGGAGCTGGTTGGCGTTGAGTGTATTGCTGTTGTTGAGTGGCTATGGTACGAATTTTTGGTTAGTCTTTGGCGTGGGAGGATTAGCGATCGCTTATTTCGGCCTACTGTTTTGGCTAGTCGATCGCTATCGTCGGCTGCATCCCGTACCAATTATTCCCACATCTTACGAAACAATTTCGATATTAGTCAGTTTTAGCGTTTTAGAATTCTTCAGTTTACTAGCGATCTTTCGCAATGCCGAACAACCTTGGCTGACATTGGGGTGTCTGTTAATAATTATTGTCCCCGTCCCAATGGCTTTATTAATCCGACTTTACCAACAAGGTCGTTATCACGATTTAATGGACGTTTCTTACTTCACAGAAGACGGCACATTTCGCCAGTTACGATTATTGATTGGACGTTTGCCAGTCATACCAAGGAATGAGACATTTCGGGAACGATATATGCCCTTGTTGTGCGATCGGCGTTGGAACTGGCTCAACTACTATGATTTTAGCCTCAACAACCTAGTTAAATTAGGATTTAACGACATTCGGCTGCGAGACGAACACTTACCAGGTATCATCTCTGCACTTGCTTGGTATCAATGGAGTTTGGGTTCAATTTACATCACCCTAGTTTTGTGGACACTTTCGCGTACAATTCCAGGATTGAATTTGCTGATTTATCTGAAGTAA
- a CDS encoding helix-turn-helix transcriptional regulator, translating to MPRKKETITLSIPPGTKEQLEAIARHLNITWGKEPSISGLIVAIAQQSVEVGKPFTLDSNQVNALQQAIKTLNDAGHIGEAETVIALLLERGNLEAPLRQLLMKQLSQPIQEWRSRIEELIKAKQPFYLLYQDSQGRELDYKVRHAEVQFFDKRFYLMIWCEETADVEDDIPELPELWHNRCLSFDRIKSVVSTSGDWRGELDYVKVQLHFRSRLAKAYQPKENDIEDDMINDVRQVVRQVANPFWLIREVSPYWEDCVIVSPESLRDRLKQKLLTLCQLYDIETKS from the coding sequence ATGCCGAGAAAAAAAGAAACGATTACACTGTCAATTCCGCCAGGAACTAAGGAACAACTAGAAGCGATCGCTCGCCACCTGAATATAACTTGGGGCAAAGAACCCAGTATTTCCGGCTTAATAGTAGCGATCGCACAACAATCTGTAGAGGTCGGAAAGCCGTTTACGCTTGACTCGAACCAAGTTAATGCCTTACAGCAGGCGATAAAAACTTTAAACGATGCAGGTCATATAGGAGAAGCAGAAACTGTAATTGCACTTTTACTAGAACGTGGCAATCTCGAAGCACCTCTTCGTCAATTGCTGATGAAACAACTTAGTCAACCTATCCAAGAGTGGCGGAGTAGGATAGAAGAACTTATTAAAGCAAAACAGCCTTTCTATCTCTTATATCAAGACTCTCAAGGTCGTGAGCTAGATTATAAAGTTCGTCATGCTGAGGTACAGTTTTTTGATAAACGCTTCTATCTGATGATTTGGTGCGAAGAAACAGCAGACGTAGAAGATGATATCCCAGAACTACCTGAACTTTGGCACAACCGTTGCCTCAGCTTCGACAGAATTAAATCTGTTGTATCTACAAGTGGTGATTGGCGAGGCGAACTTGATTATGTAAAAGTGCAATTACACTTTCGGAGTCGGCTAGCCAAAGCTTATCAACCGAAGGAAAATGATATTGAGGATGACATGATTAATGATGTGCGTCAGGTGGTGCGCCAAGTAGCTAATCCCTTCTGGTTGATTCGAGAAGTATCGCCTTATTGGGAAGATTGCGTGATTGTATCACCTGAGAGTCTGCGCGATCGCCTCAAACAAAAACTCCTCACCCTCTGCCAGTTGTACGATATTGAAACCAAGAGTTAA
- a CDS encoding P-loop NTPase fold protein, translating to MPQSSFQRANTLKAAFLACNVEPLEPAEMERYYVDLSGVRKTSAIDNVSTILDFQEAGDFTTILFTGHRGCGKSTELKKIQSLWENNYRVIYLEANEETDINDTRYTDLYLIVIKQVEFELRKLGLTFNQNLLKSFESWFKDITQEDEQSVEKSVNVEAEATLSPTAPFLAKLMVKLLAQIKGSDKQKTTIRQTLEKDLSRLKSDTNLLLSDAYTKLRQKFPPCKGLLIIFDNLDRVPPAVAEHLFFDYAAQMQELNCTIIYTVPISILCSPKNPLNQFDGNPHIVPMINIYEFERHKCDLNYHQTGLDAMASVIEKRVDIDAIFESRNQLLELAKASGGHVRQLMQMMRSACQTASTRKHAKIISEDIEYAVKQQQFSFERFIPEEHYAHLAQVCLTKNVSKDEIGQLMLFNTSVLEYNGDKRWNYPNPVVKRNEFFQEALQSAQKQ from the coding sequence ATGCCTCAGTCAAGTTTTCAGCGTGCAAATACTCTTAAAGCGGCTTTTTTGGCTTGTAATGTTGAGCCGCTTGAACCAGCAGAAATGGAACGGTATTATGTCGATCTGTCGGGGGTGCGGAAAACTTCGGCTATTGATAATGTCAGTACAATTTTGGATTTTCAAGAAGCAGGTGATTTTACAACAATTTTATTTACTGGACATCGCGGTTGTGGTAAAAGTACGGAGTTAAAAAAAATTCAGAGTCTTTGGGAAAACAATTATCGGGTTATTTATTTGGAAGCGAATGAAGAGACAGATATTAATGATACCCGGTATACAGATTTATATTTGATTGTAATTAAACAAGTTGAATTTGAATTACGAAAATTAGGTTTGACTTTTAATCAAAATTTATTAAAAAGTTTTGAATCATGGTTTAAAGACATTACTCAAGAAGACGAGCAAAGTGTCGAAAAATCAGTCAACGTCGAGGCAGAAGCAACTCTCAGCCCTACTGCGCCATTTCTCGCCAAACTAATGGTCAAATTGCTGGCACAAATTAAAGGCTCGGACAAGCAAAAGACAACTATTCGGCAAACTCTAGAAAAAGATTTATCTCGCCTCAAATCTGATACTAATCTGTTATTAAGCGACGCTTACACAAAATTGCGGCAAAAATTTCCTCCGTGTAAAGGTTTATTAATTATCTTCGATAATTTGGATCGGGTTCCTCCTGCCGTAGCAGAACATTTATTTTTTGATTATGCGGCTCAGATGCAAGAATTAAATTGTACAATCATTTATACAGTACCAATTTCAATTCTTTGCTCGCCGAAAAATCCCCTGAATCAATTTGATGGTAATCCTCATATTGTGCCGATGATTAATATCTATGAATTTGAACGGCATAAATGTGATTTAAATTATCATCAGACGGGCTTAGATGCGATGGCAAGTGTAATTGAAAAGCGGGTTGATATTGATGCAATTTTCGAGAGCCGTAATCAATTATTAGAACTAGCAAAAGCAAGTGGTGGCCATGTGCGTCAGTTAATGCAAATGATGCGCTCTGCATGTCAAACAGCGAGTACCCGAAAACACGCAAAAATTATATCCGAAGATATAGAGTATGCAGTTAAACAGCAACAATTTAGTTTTGAGCGGTTTATTCCTGAAGAACATTACGCTCATTTGGCTCAGGTTTGCTTAACTAAAAATGTCAGTAAAGATGAAATTGGACAATTAATGTTATTTAATACTTCTGTATTGGAATATAACGGTGATAAACGGTGGAATTATCCAAATCCGGTGGTGAAGCGAAATGAGTTTTTCCAAGAAGCTCTCCAATCAGCACAAAAACAGTGA
- a CDS encoding DUF5615 family PIN-like protein has protein sequence MKILLDTCINARVRTDLQTAGYDVVWSGDWPKDPGDEEILATAYREGRILVTLDKDFGELAILRGNPHCGILRLVNLST, from the coding sequence GTGAAAATACTACTAGATACTTGCATTAATGCTAGGGTGCGTACCGATTTACAAACGGCAGGGTATGATGTGGTTTGGTCTGGAGATTGGCCAAAAGATCCAGGTGACGAGGAAATTTTAGCAACCGCCTATCGTGAAGGTAGGATTTTAGTCACCCTTGATAAAGATTTTGGAGAGTTAGCAATTTTGCGGGGAAATCCTCACTGTGGTATTTTGCGCTTAGTTAATCTCTCAACCTAA
- a CDS encoding type II toxin-antitoxin system RelE family toxin, which produces MSYKVEILRGALKQLKKIPSELQERIQIKIDDLATEPRPNGVKKLKGKENAYRIRVGDYRLIYDIFDDLLVVNVVEVGHRKNIYKDES; this is translated from the coding sequence GTGAGTTATAAAGTTGAAATATTGAGGGGTGCATTGAAGCAACTTAAAAAAATACCGTCAGAACTTCAAGAACGTATACAAATTAAAATTGATGATCTAGCTACAGAACCACGTCCGAATGGGGTCAAAAAGCTAAAAGGGAAAGAAAATGCTTACAGAATTAGAGTAGGTGACTATCGCCTTATCTATGATATTTTCGACGATCTTCTAGTGGTGAATGTTGTGGAAGTCGGACATCGTAAAAATATTTATAAAGATGAAAGTTGA
- a CDS encoding fructosamine kinase family protein: protein MWTQIDTHISQVTGKKFQSQQRRSVGGGCINQGYAVSNGEITYFLKLNQASQVAMFEAEALGLEQMLVTASIRVPKPICWGTADNSSYIVLEWLELGSGNTKSSLRDAPRWEEMGRKLAAMHKASSSQGFGWKINNTIGSTPQINTWTADWVEFYLKHRLGYQFQLARRRGGNFPKEDKLLAAIPELLANRQVQPSLVHGDLWGGNAGCTASGEPVIFDPATYFADREVDIAMTELFGGFPAAFYKGYNEVFPLDAGYERRKTLYNLYHILNHFNLFGSGYSSQANRMIDQILH from the coding sequence ATGTGGACTCAAATCGACACCCATATTAGCCAGGTGACTGGCAAAAAATTTCAAAGTCAGCAACGGCGATCGGTTGGTGGCGGGTGTATCAACCAAGGTTATGCTGTTTCCAATGGTGAGATAACCTACTTCCTCAAGCTAAACCAAGCATCCCAAGTTGCGATGTTTGAAGCTGAGGCGTTGGGTTTAGAGCAAATGCTAGTAACAGCTAGTATTCGCGTTCCCAAACCAATTTGCTGGGGTACTGCTGATAATTCTAGCTACATCGTCCTGGAATGGTTAGAACTTGGTAGCGGTAATACTAAATCCTCTCTACGAGACGCTCCGCGATGGGAAGAGATGGGGCGCAAATTGGCAGCGATGCATAAAGCTAGCAGCAGTCAAGGTTTTGGTTGGAAAATTAACAATACCATTGGTTCCACACCCCAAATCAATACTTGGACAGCAGACTGGGTGGAATTTTATCTTAAACATCGCCTGGGTTATCAATTTCAATTAGCAAGGCGGCGGGGAGGTAATTTCCCTAAAGAAGATAAGTTATTAGCGGCGATTCCTGAACTGTTGGCAAATCGTCAAGTGCAACCTTCCTTGGTACATGGCGATTTATGGGGCGGAAATGCTGGGTGTACTGCGTCGGGAGAACCAGTGATATTCGATCCAGCAACTTATTTTGCAGATAGAGAAGTTGATATCGCCATGACAGAATTGTTTGGTGGGTTCCCAGCAGCGTTTTATAAAGGTTACAACGAGGTATTTCCGTTAGATGCAGGTTATGAACGACGAAAAACGCTCTATAACCTGTATCACATTTTGAATCACTTCAATTTATTTGGCAGCGGTTATAGTTCGCAAGCCAACCGGATGATTGACCAGATTTTGCACTAA
- a CDS encoding zinc-dependent alcohol dehydrogenase family protein, translated as MKAVLMTAAGSPEVLQVQDVPNPAVPVGNTELLVRLVAAGINPIDTKLRSRGSFYPDRTPTILGCDGAGIVEAVGAGVQRFHAGDQVYFCHGGLGAHQGNYAEYTVVDERFVARKPASISFAEAAAAPLVLITAWEALYERGRLEPGDRVLIHAGAGGVGHVAIQLAKLKGATVSTTVSSEEKANFVKELGADRVIFYKQTDFVQAVLDWTGGEGVDLAFDTVGGETFHKTFPAVRVYGDIVTILEPDANTVWKTARTRNLRIGLEFMLAPALLELQDSLHHHAEILEQSATWIDEGKLKIHVSHKFPLKEVAKAHQLIESGTVAGKIVLLISDE; from the coding sequence GTGAAAGCAGTTTTGATGACAGCAGCTGGTAGTCCCGAAGTTCTGCAAGTACAGGATGTGCCAAACCCTGCTGTTCCTGTAGGGAATACTGAACTTTTAGTGCGTTTGGTGGCAGCTGGTATTAACCCCATTGACACTAAACTTCGTAGTCGAGGCAGTTTCTACCCCGATCGCACGCCGACAATTTTAGGATGTGATGGTGCAGGTATTGTTGAAGCAGTGGGTGCTGGCGTGCAGCGTTTTCACGCAGGTGATCAAGTATATTTTTGCCATGGCGGTTTGGGCGCACACCAAGGAAATTACGCTGAATATACCGTTGTAGATGAGCGGTTTGTGGCACGTAAACCCGCTTCTATCTCCTTTGCCGAAGCAGCAGCAGCGCCTTTGGTGTTAATCACCGCCTGGGAAGCTTTATATGAACGCGGACGATTAGAACCTGGAGATCGCGTTTTGATTCATGCGGGTGCTGGTGGTGTCGGTCATGTAGCAATTCAATTAGCGAAACTTAAAGGTGCTACTGTTTCCACCACAGTGAGTTCTGAGGAAAAAGCTAATTTCGTCAAAGAACTTGGTGCCGATCGGGTAATTTTTTACAAACAAACAGACTTTGTGCAAGCGGTATTAGATTGGACTGGCGGCGAAGGCGTAGACTTGGCTTTTGATACCGTAGGCGGCGAAACCTTTCACAAAACCTTCCCCGCAGTGCGAGTCTATGGCGATATTGTGACCATTCTCGAACCAGATGCCAATACTGTTTGGAAAACTGCTAGAACTCGCAACCTCCGCATTGGTTTAGAATTCATGTTGGCACCAGCATTGCTAGAATTACAAGATAGTCTCCACCATCATGCAGAAATTCTCGAACAATCTGCCACCTGGATCGATGAAGGCAAATTAAAAATCCATGTGAGTCATAAATTTCCCTTAAAAGAAGTAGCTAAAGCCCACCAACTGATTGAAAGCGGTACTGTAGCGGGTAAAATTGTTCTGCTAATTAGTGACGAATGA
- a CDS encoding M16 family metallopeptidase has product MTSTLRKFPRLNAPTLHYLPNGLTIIAEQMPVEAVNLNLWIKVGSAVEPDAINGMAHFLEHMIFKGTERLASGEFERRIEERGAVTNAATSQDYTHYYITTAPKDFAELAPLQIDVVSNASIPDHAFERERLVVLEEIRRSEDNPQRRTFRRVMETAFDYLPYRRAVLGPESVIAELKPQQMRDFHANWYQPQSITAVAVGNLPVEELIATVAEGFTKAIPHYPLSPEGTLPSPLPSTDAINRVSAHSPLNPESAFTEIVRREFIDESLQQARLVMVWRVPGMTQLDRTYGLDILAGILGHGRTSRLVRDLREERGLVSSISVSNMSNELQGIFYISAKCAVENLAVVENAIAQHIGKIQTELVTESEIARVQRRVANRFIFGNETPSDRSGLYGYYQSLVGDLEPAFNYPAIIQSQDATDLMQAAKEYLSPDAYGVVFVKP; this is encoded by the coding sequence ATGACCTCAACCCTGCGGAAATTTCCCCGTCTCAATGCTCCGACGCTGCACTACTTGCCCAATGGTTTGACAATCATTGCCGAGCAAATGCCAGTTGAAGCCGTAAACCTCAACTTATGGATAAAAGTTGGTTCTGCTGTCGAACCTGATGCCATTAACGGCATGGCTCACTTTTTAGAACACATGATTTTTAAGGGAACAGAACGACTAGCTAGCGGCGAATTTGAACGTCGAATTGAAGAGCGGGGTGCTGTAACCAATGCTGCTACTAGCCAGGACTATACTCATTACTATATAACTACTGCCCCCAAAGATTTTGCCGAGCTTGCGCCACTACAAATAGATGTAGTATCAAATGCGAGTATTCCTGATCATGCCTTTGAACGTGAGCGATTGGTAGTTTTGGAAGAAATTAGGCGTTCAGAGGATAATCCCCAACGGCGGACATTTCGGCGGGTGATGGAGACAGCCTTTGATTATCTACCCTATCGCCGTGCAGTATTAGGGCCAGAATCGGTGATTGCCGAACTTAAACCTCAGCAGATGCGAGATTTTCATGCTAATTGGTATCAACCCCAGTCAATTACTGCCGTGGCTGTGGGCAATTTGCCCGTGGAAGAATTAATTGCAACTGTTGCAGAAGGATTTACAAAAGCCATTCCCCATTACCCCTTATCCCCAGAGGGAACCCTACCTTCCCCACTCCCCAGTACAGATGCGATTAATCGTGTCTCTGCCCACTCCCCACTGAATCCTGAATCAGCATTTACAGAAATTGTTCGTCGAGAATTTATCGATGAAAGTCTGCAACAAGCAAGACTAGTAATGGTTTGGCGGGTTCCAGGAATGACTCAGTTAGATCGCACCTATGGATTGGATATTTTAGCCGGAATTTTGGGACACGGACGGACATCAAGATTAGTGAGGGATTTACGAGAAGAACGGGGATTAGTTTCTTCGATTTCTGTGAGCAACATGAGCAACGAGCTACAAGGGATATTTTATATTTCAGCTAAATGTGCAGTAGAAAATTTAGCTGTTGTAGAGAATGCGATCGCTCAACACATTGGCAAAATACAAACAGAGTTGGTAACAGAATCAGAAATAGCTCGCGTGCAGCGACGAGTAGCCAACAGATTTATATTTGGTAACGAAACACCAAGCGATCGCTCTGGGTTGTATGGTTATTATCAATCTTTGGTGGGAGATTTGGAACCCGCCTTTAACTACCCAGCGATTATTCAGAGCCAAGATGCAACAGACTTGATGCAAGCAGCCAAAGAGTATCTATCTCCAGATGCTTATGGTGTAGTTTTTGTCAAGCCGTAA
- a CDS encoding DUF433 domain-containing protein, which produces MNEQTLLERITFNPQIFGGKPIIRGRRLAVEHILGMLAVGDTIETLLEAYPWLEREDVQACLVYARRLVGHERVEPLFIESQR; this is translated from the coding sequence ATGAACGAACAAACATTACTAGAAAGAATCACATTTAACCCCCAAATTTTTGGCGGTAAACCGATTATTCGAGGTCGTCGCCTAGCTGTTGAACATATTTTAGGAATGTTAGCAGTAGGAGATACTATTGAAACTTTGCTAGAAGCTTATCCCTGGTTAGAACGGGAAGATGTACAAGCCTGTTTAGTCTATGCACGAAGGTTAGTTGGTCATGAACGAGTTGAACCTTTATTCATAGAGTCCCAAAGGTGA
- a CDS encoding tetratricopeptide repeat protein — MSFSKKLSNQHKNSEVQAEIGKFIAYNKDEFAELVTFVDFAEKFTLGFIEINFTPDINLLIAGLQQNPQCQEIQFVVLDFPDGNLQFLRDELVEQLAKITKETNKKLVLLIRNLEKSIGVFGDYPPVLQDLNFVRDSYRKTVPHPLLFILPDYAISRLAKFAPDFWAWKSGLFRFKTTELTRDRAIANTLNTDINIERLPTPEQQERIDLLHGLLMEYHPTGEIPSPEHLRNCGNILNELGKAYLSQHKPIKAREYLEKAGKITKKFPDYSLQIEVINQLGESYQQQRQFESANSYHQQALDIAKKQKNRPAVTNSLFYLGNVSLDMRQFHQARDYYQQALEIKIEFGDRYASASTYHNLGRVAQELREYDQARDYYQQALEIKIEFGDRYASASTYHNLGSVAQELREYDQARDYYQQALEIKIEFGDRYASASTYHNLGRVAQELREYDQARDYYQQALEIKIEFGDRYASASTYHNLGIVAQKLREYDQARDYYQQALEIKIEFGDRYASASTYHQLGRVAQELREYDQARDYYQQALEIEIEFGDRYASASTYHNLGIVAQKLREYDQARDYYQQALEIKIEFGDRYSQALTLYCLGTLAQAEENYAEARANLQTALEIYVEYQDEYWSKVAREILESLPE, encoded by the coding sequence ATGAGTTTTTCCAAGAAGCTCTCCAATCAGCACAAAAACAGTGAAGTTCAAGCCGAAATAGGTAAATTTATTGCCTATAATAAAGATGAATTTGCTGAATTAGTGACATTTGTCGATTTTGCAGAAAAATTTACCTTAGGTTTTATTGAAATTAACTTTACACCCGATATAAACCTATTAATTGCTGGATTGCAACAAAATCCTCAATGTCAAGAAATCCAATTTGTGGTTTTAGATTTTCCTGATGGAAATTTGCAATTTTTGCGGGATGAATTGGTGGAGCAATTAGCCAAAATTACTAAAGAAACAAATAAAAAACTTGTTTTATTAATTCGGAATTTAGAAAAATCGATTGGTGTTTTTGGAGATTATCCACCAGTTTTACAAGATTTAAACTTCGTCCGCGATTCTTATCGAAAAACCGTACCTCATCCGCTTTTATTTATCTTGCCAGATTATGCGATTTCGCGGTTAGCAAAATTTGCACCTGATTTTTGGGCTTGGAAATCAGGTTTATTTCGCTTTAAAACCACAGAATTGACTAGAGATAGGGCAATTGCCAATACTCTGAATACAGATATAAATATAGAACGCTTACCAACACCAGAACAACAAGAACGTATCGATTTATTACATGGGCTGTTGATGGAATATCACCCAACTGGAGAAATACCTAGCCCAGAACATCTCCGCAATTGCGGTAATATTTTAAATGAATTGGGCAAAGCATATTTAAGCCAGCACAAACCAATCAAAGCTAGAGAATATTTAGAAAAAGCTGGGAAAATTACCAAGAAATTCCCTGATTATTCCTTACAAATCGAAGTTATCAATCAGTTAGGTGAAAGCTATCAGCAGCAACGACAGTTTGAAAGTGCAAACAGCTATCATCAACAAGCTTTAGATATTGCCAAAAAGCAGAAAAATCGTCCTGCTGTCACCAATTCCTTGTTTTATTTAGGTAATGTCTCTCTGGATATGCGACAGTTCCACCAGGCACGGGATTATTATCAACAAGCCCTGGAAATCAAAATCGAATTTGGCGATCGCTATGCGAGTGCTAGCACTTACCACAATTTGGGAAGGGTTGCCCAAGAGTTGCGGGAATACGACCAGGCACGGGATTATTATCAACAAGCCCTGGAAATCAAAATCGAATTTGGCGATCGCTATGCGAGTGCTAGCACTTACCACAATTTGGGAAGCGTTGCCCAAGAGTTGCGGGAATACGACCAGGCACGGGATTATTATCAACAAGCCCTGGAAATCAAAATCGAATTTGGCGATCGCTATGCGAGTGCTAGCACTTACCACAATTTGGGAAGGGTTGCCCAAGAGTTGCGGGAATACGACCAGGCACGGGATTATTATCAACAAGCCCTGGAAATCAAAATCGAATTTGGCGATCGCTATGCGAGTGCTAGCACTTACCACAATTTGGGAATCGTTGCCCAAAAGTTGCGGGAATACGACCAGGCACGGGATTATTATCAACAAGCCCTGGAAATCAAAATCGAATTTGGCGATCGCTATGCGAGTGCTAGCACTTACCACCAGTTGGGAAGGGTTGCCCAAGAGTTGCGGGAATACGACCAGGCACGGGATTATTATCAACAAGCCCTGGAAATCGAAATCGAATTTGGCGATCGCTATGCGAGTGCTAGCACTTACCACAATTTGGGAATCGTTGCCCAAAAGTTGCGGGAATACGACCAGGCACGGGATTATTATCAACAAGCCCTGGAAATCAAAATCGAATTTGGCGATCGCTATTCGCAAGCTCTCACGCTTTATTGTTTAGGAACGCTTGCACAAGCAGAGGAAAACTATGCAGAGGCTAGGGCTAATTTGCAGACAGCGTTGGAGATATATGTTGAGTATCAGGATGAATATTGGTCTAAGGTAGCACGGGAGATTTTAGAGAGTTTACCGGAGTAG
- a CDS encoding transposase family protein, whose protein sequence is MSLVFIELRSQHRQIMSANFDDTILKYFCNLEDPRIERTKQHQLVDIVALA, encoded by the coding sequence TTGAGTTTGGTGTTCATAGAGTTGCGATCGCAACATCGACAAATTATGAGTGCGAACTTTGACGATACTATCCTCAAGTACTTTTGTAACCTAGAAGATCCCAGAATTGAGCGTACTAAACAACATCAATTGGTAGATATCGTTGCGTTAGCGTAG